The following proteins are encoded in a genomic region of Polycladomyces zharkentensis:
- a CDS encoding IucA/IucC family protein, protein MEKTVVKALQSEQLVSVRRRIFRQLIESLIYEGIVRYQTENYGEETIYSIEGRDETGNRVTYTCSGRKRFTFGRIRLTDRPVMRSVGDVTAEAESLAQFLLETREAIRADESRLVHFIEELEQTLIKDTLAQYHRFQQRQSFEGSGYDDLEGKVMDGHPYHPSYKSRIGFDYVDHYRYGPEFQPDIRPLWLAVRREETRWAVSRSLDYDAFLSVELGREQVERFAEKVRSEGMNPDDYLWVPVHPWQWQNRIVSSFHRELRDKRLILLGMSEDVYRPQQSIRTLANFSSPEKAYLKLSMSIVNTSTGRVLAPHTVVNAPAVTDWLKGLVAGDPYLKDQKRVVLLGEVMGISYDPPALSDLVQSATYGVLGCIWRESLHSYLNEGEEAVPFNALSVVDLENRPLIDPWVREYGVEPWLKQLLETSVLPIIHLLYAHGVALESHAQNMVLIHRQGWPSRLALKDFHDGIRFSKNHLADPGKCPDLLATPEYHARVNRNSFIETDDIQLVRDFVLDAFFFINLGELAMFLADHYGYEESRFWSLTRQVIETYQRQFPALWERFRLFDLFVPTIGVEQLTKRRLYPDTELRIHQVENPLHTVMVTG, encoded by the coding sequence ATGGAGAAAACGGTCGTGAAGGCGTTGCAGTCGGAACAATTGGTATCCGTGCGGCGGCGCATTTTCCGTCAATTGATCGAGTCATTGATTTATGAGGGAATTGTCCGCTATCAGACAGAAAACTATGGGGAAGAGACAATCTATTCCATCGAAGGCCGGGATGAAACGGGAAACCGGGTGACCTATACGTGCTCGGGACGCAAAAGGTTCACGTTTGGTCGCATACGTCTCACCGACCGACCGGTGATGCGCTCCGTCGGGGATGTGACGGCGGAAGCCGAGTCACTGGCGCAATTTTTGCTGGAGACCCGTGAAGCGATCAGAGCCGATGAAAGCCGGTTGGTCCATTTCATCGAAGAATTGGAACAGACCCTGATCAAAGATACACTGGCGCAATACCATCGCTTTCAACAACGGCAATCCTTTGAGGGAAGCGGTTATGACGATCTGGAAGGAAAAGTGATGGACGGCCATCCCTATCATCCCAGTTACAAGTCGCGGATCGGATTTGATTATGTCGACCATTATCGATACGGTCCCGAGTTTCAACCGGACATTCGTCCGTTGTGGCTGGCGGTACGCCGGGAGGAAACCCGTTGGGCTGTTTCCCGGAGTCTCGATTACGATGCATTTCTCTCGGTGGAGCTGGGCCGTGAACAGGTGGAAAGGTTTGCGGAAAAGGTGCGGAGCGAGGGGATGAATCCTGACGATTATCTTTGGGTACCGGTTCATCCGTGGCAGTGGCAAAACCGGATCGTCTCTTCGTTTCATCGGGAATTGCGGGACAAACGTCTGATTCTGCTGGGCATGTCCGAGGATGTGTATCGCCCGCAGCAGTCGATTCGAACGTTGGCCAATTTCTCGTCACCTGAAAAAGCCTATCTCAAGCTGTCCATGAGCATCGTCAATACTTCCACCGGACGTGTATTGGCACCGCATACGGTGGTAAATGCACCGGCCGTCACCGACTGGCTGAAAGGATTGGTGGCCGGCGACCCCTACCTGAAGGACCAAAAACGGGTCGTGCTGTTGGGAGAGGTGATGGGGATCTCGTATGATCCGCCCGCATTGTCCGATTTGGTTCAATCCGCCACTTACGGTGTGCTGGGCTGCATCTGGCGGGAAAGTCTGCATTCCTATCTGAATGAGGGCGAAGAGGCGGTTCCTTTCAATGCGCTTAGCGTGGTGGATCTGGAGAACCGACCGTTGATCGATCCCTGGGTGCGGGAATATGGTGTGGAACCATGGTTGAAGCAGTTGTTGGAGACCAGTGTGCTTCCCATCATCCATCTGCTGTACGCACACGGGGTGGCATTGGAATCCCATGCGCAAAACATGGTACTCATTCATCGGCAGGGATGGCCGAGCCGGTTGGCGCTCAAAGATTTCCACGACGGGATTCGGTTTTCCAAAAATCATCTCGCTGATCCCGGAAAATGTCCCGATCTGTTGGCGACACCGGAATATCATGCCCGCGTCAACCGCAACTCGTTTATCGAAACGGACGATATCCAATTGGTGCGAGATTTTGTGCTGGATGCGTTTTTCTTCATCAATCTCGGAGAACTGGCGATGTTTCTGGCGGATCATTACGGGTATGAAGAAAGCCGGTTCTGGTCACTCACCAGACAAGTGATTGAAACCTATCAACGACAGTTTCCGGCGTTGTGGGAGCGTTTCCGTTTGTTTGACCTGTTTGTACCGACGATCGGTGTGGAGCAATTGACCAAAAGACGTTTGTATCCCGATACGGAATTGCGGATTCATCAGGTGGAAAATCCGTTGCACACTGTGATGGTGACCGGTTGA
- a CDS encoding ParB N-terminal domain-containing protein has protein sequence MTDLLSTLQLIDADQICLHEAHEPSRLHRICEGIKREGVLRHPPLGIRMRNGRYLIIDGAHRTCALKKLGCLRIPLQVVTKDEVMLESWEHMVPVGAWLDRLRHHPRLRWEERVEEVNPVAEVVEQDGRRFFLLPVEEGNHDLSRLHLWHEVVDAYSRDCAVQRLPQGCGQLPDEGKVILRYPVCRLEELEQIVLSGNVMPAGVTRFVVSGRLLNLRIPLHLLTQPVMTDEWEKLCRLWSDSLRLYDEPVYYCEV, from the coding sequence ATGACCGATCTGTTGTCCACACTCCAGTTGATTGACGCGGACCAAATCTGCCTGCATGAGGCTCATGAGCCTTCCCGCCTGCACCGTATCTGTGAAGGGATCAAGCGGGAGGGGGTTTTGCGACATCCGCCGCTCGGTATCCGGATGCGGAACGGTCGGTATCTGATCATCGACGGGGCACATCGCACGTGTGCGCTGAAAAAACTGGGGTGTCTCCGGATTCCGTTGCAAGTGGTGACCAAGGACGAGGTGATGTTGGAATCTTGGGAGCACATGGTGCCGGTCGGGGCATGGTTGGACCGTTTGCGGCATCATCCTCGGCTGCGTTGGGAGGAACGGGTGGAAGAGGTGAATCCCGTGGCCGAAGTGGTGGAGCAGGATGGACGGCGGTTTTTCCTGTTGCCGGTGGAAGAGGGCAATCATGATTTATCCCGTCTCCATCTATGGCATGAGGTGGTGGATGCCTACAGCCGGGACTGTGCCGTTCAGCGCTTGCCGCAAGGGTGCGGACAGCTGCCGGACGAAGGGAAGGTGATTCTCCGCTACCCCGTTTGCAGGCTGGAAGAGTTGGAACAAATCGTTTTGAGCGGAAATGTGATGCCGGCAGGTGTCACTCGTTTTGTTGTCAGCGGCAGGTTATTAAACCTTCGCATTCCGTTACACTTGTTGACCCAACCAGTGATGACGGACGAATGGGAAAAACTTTGCCGTCTGTGGTCGGACTCTCTGCGCCTGTATGATGAGCCTGTATATTATTGTGAAGTGTAG
- a CDS encoding LPXTG cell wall anchor domain-containing protein produces the protein MRTIILTLALLLASFPVANAAPLDIEVNVDPQPVTDQVNRTVDEVTDLVREVVPPVVEPPVEEPPVDQPPVDEPPVDQPPVDQPPVDEPPVDQPPVDQPPVDEPPVDQPPVDQPPAEQPPVDQPGNEPPAEQPPTNPTPVDQPGNGGQHDGGRQVTVDKPAYSAPTVVQPEEIQQQSFHKSGASAPQLETQELPKTATPYPNLALAGGLLLVSGAVLYRFRPQKG, from the coding sequence TTGCGGACGATCATTTTGACATTGGCTCTCCTACTTGCCTCTTTCCCGGTCGCAAATGCCGCACCACTCGATATCGAAGTGAACGTTGACCCGCAACCGGTCACCGATCAGGTGAACCGGACCGTCGATGAGGTGACGGATTTGGTACGTGAGGTGGTCCCGCCGGTAGTGGAACCGCCGGTGGAAGAGCCGCCGGTGGATCAGCCGCCCGTGGATGAACCGCCGGTCGATCAGCCGCCGGTGGACCAACCGCCCGTGGATGAACCGCCGGTCGATCAGCCGCCGGTGGACCAACCGCCCGTGGATGAACCGCCGGTCGATCAGCCGCCGGTGGATCAACCGCCCGCGGAGCAACCCCCGGTGGATCAACCGGGCAATGAGCCGCCTGCGGAGCAACCGCCAACCAACCCAACACCGGTGGATCAACCGGGCAATGGAGGGCAACATGACGGCGGACGTCAGGTGACGGTGGACAAGCCTGCCTACAGTGCACCCACCGTCGTGCAACCGGAGGAAATCCAACAACAGTCGTTCCACAAATCGGGCGCTTCCGCACCCCAGCTGGAAACCCAAGAACTTCCGAAAACGGCTACGCCGTACCCCAATCTGGCATTGGCGGGCGGATTGTTGCTCGTCAGCGGTGCAGTGCTGTATCGGTTCCGTCCGCAAAAAGGCTGA
- a CDS encoding IucA/IucC family protein, whose amino-acid sequence MTGKSFSMTAEPSADKIGMMAETAAMERLLNAYLRETETFNPTINPDHPAWMGLPASVRETIQEQGMPMRIELKVTGGTIWGAVRYLSPFGHHRYGSAFWVEEDVKGEAKVRPIQNAIEMAGFLLREMAAHHAESGDGDERVRMMLDQIHNSIRKTEQYVRSRLQRDRSLWDFTGEDRMLAAEQSLVYGHPFHPTPKSAEGFEPDDLSRYAPEMGASFTLHYFAADPELVEEVFLRYADETLFPDPVLKAAKRKLGPERQHFKLLPVHPWQAQHVKQWPTVQQLIRSGQLVDLGELGNRVYPTSSVRTVWDPDHVFIFKLPLNVRITNFVRVNPPEQVQRTVDAGRVLARLNGQIPYAGFTVLLEDGYRTLSLKEAMPEMRKRLAESFAVIFRENPMFHSGEKRTQAAPTVVAALLEQPPSAAEAPIWEAVRLSAKTEQALPELSHVQKWLKRYLEISLVPILWLFLEHGVSMEAHVQNAMVTIQDGWPVHFYVRDLEGVSISRERVGKNLLTDVAENSPALYSDHEAWHRLKYYVFVNHLGHLIHTLAYHGQLDEVSLWRTVGEVLRDSGLFASSERKSYLMDLLEGKSLPAKANWISCFQKRGETPLYVDIPNPLASVRWN is encoded by the coding sequence ATGACCGGTAAATCTTTCAGTATGACGGCGGAACCGTCTGCCGACAAAATCGGCATGATGGCAGAAACCGCGGCAATGGAACGATTGTTGAATGCCTATCTTCGGGAGACGGAAACGTTCAACCCGACCATCAATCCGGATCACCCTGCATGGATGGGGTTGCCGGCATCCGTACGGGAAACAATCCAGGAACAAGGGATGCCGATGCGGATTGAGCTGAAGGTGACCGGGGGCACGATTTGGGGGGCTGTCCGCTATCTGTCACCTTTCGGTCACCATCGTTACGGTTCCGCTTTTTGGGTGGAGGAGGATGTCAAAGGGGAGGCAAAAGTCCGTCCAATACAAAACGCCATCGAAATGGCCGGCTTCCTTCTCCGGGAAATGGCTGCCCATCACGCCGAGTCGGGCGACGGAGACGAAAGGGTTCGTATGATGCTCGACCAGATTCACAATTCGATCCGGAAAACGGAGCAATATGTGCGAAGCCGTCTGCAACGTGATCGTTCATTATGGGATTTCACCGGAGAAGACCGGATGTTGGCGGCGGAACAATCATTGGTCTACGGACATCCGTTTCACCCCACCCCCAAAAGCGCGGAGGGTTTTGAACCGGATGATTTGTCCCGTTATGCACCGGAGATGGGAGCTTCTTTCACCCTGCACTACTTCGCTGCGGACCCGGAACTGGTGGAGGAAGTGTTTTTGCGATATGCGGATGAAACGTTGTTTCCCGATCCGGTTTTGAAAGCGGCGAAACGGAAGTTGGGGCCGGAGCGTCAGCACTTCAAATTGTTGCCCGTTCACCCTTGGCAGGCGCAACATGTCAAGCAATGGCCGACGGTGCAACAGCTGATTCGGTCAGGACAATTGGTCGACTTGGGTGAATTGGGAAACCGGGTATATCCGACGTCTTCCGTGCGGACTGTCTGGGACCCCGACCACGTCTTCATTTTTAAATTACCGCTCAATGTGCGCATCACCAACTTCGTCCGGGTCAATCCGCCGGAGCAAGTGCAGCGGACTGTCGATGCCGGCAGGGTTCTCGCCCGTTTGAACGGACAGATTCCGTATGCCGGTTTTACCGTGTTGCTGGAGGATGGATACCGCACACTTTCATTGAAAGAAGCGATGCCGGAGATGAGGAAGCGACTGGCTGAAAGTTTTGCAGTTATCTTTCGGGAGAATCCCATGTTCCACTCCGGTGAAAAACGAACCCAGGCGGCTCCGACCGTGGTGGCGGCTCTTTTGGAACAACCTCCTTCGGCAGCTGAAGCTCCCATCTGGGAAGCGGTGCGTTTGTCGGCAAAGACGGAACAGGCATTGCCGGAACTCTCTCATGTGCAAAAATGGTTGAAACGATATCTTGAAATCTCATTGGTGCCGATATTGTGGCTGTTTTTGGAACACGGGGTCAGTATGGAGGCGCATGTGCAAAATGCGATGGTCACCATCCAAGACGGTTGGCCCGTCCATTTTTACGTGCGGGATTTGGAAGGCGTCAGTATCAGCCGGGAGCGTGTGGGGAAAAACCTGTTGACCGATGTGGCGGAGAACAGTCCGGCGCTCTATTCGGACCATGAAGCATGGCACCGGCTGAAATACTATGTGTTCGTCAATCATCTGGGTCATCTGATTCATACGTTGGCTTACCATGGCCAATTGGACGAAGTTTCGCTGTGGCGAACAGTTGGTGAGGTTCTGCGGGATTCCGGTTTGTTCGCATCATCGGAACGAAAGTCCTATCTGATGGATTTGCTGGAAGGAAAAAGCTTGCCGGCCAAGGCGAATTGGATCAGTTGTTTCCAAAAGCGGGGGGAAACACCGCTCTATGTGGACATCCCCAACCCGTTGGCCAGTGTGAGGTGGAACTGA
- a CDS encoding type III PLP-dependent enzyme, whose product MNRVEKYILSERENGSGSLPAFIYDLDDLREHVRRCVQTLPKSCRLFYAIKANSEEPILRALAPIVDGFEVASIGEIRKVRGVTPDIPIIFGGPGKTDEEIEGAIDHRVQLIHVESEHELRRVAAIAAKRNITVSILLRVNLKGPLPQATLAMAGRPTQFGIEETEIPDVIRLARQLPSVRVEGFHLHSISNNLDAEQHVRLVEYYCDRVKEWAEMFGLNISWLNAGGGIGINYTELDKQFDWDLFVGRLDSMLATKCPPGVTVLFECGRFLTAACGFYAVEVLDIKKNHGKHFVVVRGGTHQFRLPVSWQHSHPFRVLPVERWDYPFPRKELTDAHITVVGQLCTPKDVLARDVYVSRVRIGDVILFSHAGAYGWAISHHDFLSHPHPRHIYLGEKEKEAADGGDSTHDRSVVHTPVD is encoded by the coding sequence ATGAATCGAGTGGAGAAATACATTTTGTCAGAGAGGGAAAACGGGAGCGGATCACTTCCCGCTTTCATTTACGATCTGGATGATTTGCGGGAGCATGTGCGTCGGTGTGTGCAAACGCTCCCCAAGTCTTGTCGATTGTTTTACGCGATCAAGGCCAATTCGGAAGAGCCGATATTGCGTGCATTGGCACCGATCGTTGACGGGTTTGAAGTCGCCTCGATCGGTGAGATCCGAAAGGTCAGAGGGGTTACACCCGATATCCCGATCATTTTCGGAGGTCCGGGAAAAACGGATGAGGAAATTGAAGGGGCGATCGATCATCGCGTTCAACTCATCCACGTCGAGAGTGAACATGAACTGCGAAGGGTGGCCGCCATTGCCGCCAAACGGAATATCACGGTATCGATTCTGTTGCGTGTCAATCTGAAGGGACCGTTGCCCCAGGCCACGTTGGCGATGGCGGGACGCCCGACGCAATTCGGCATCGAGGAAACGGAAATCCCCGATGTGATCCGGTTGGCCCGGCAATTGCCGTCCGTCAGGGTGGAGGGATTTCACCTGCATTCGATTTCCAACAATCTGGATGCGGAACAGCATGTCCGGTTGGTCGAATATTATTGTGATCGGGTGAAGGAATGGGCCGAAATGTTCGGTTTGAACATCTCCTGGCTGAATGCGGGCGGCGGCATCGGGATCAATTATACCGAGCTGGATAAACAATTTGACTGGGATCTGTTTGTTGGACGGTTGGATTCCATGTTGGCAACCAAGTGTCCGCCCGGTGTCACCGTCCTTTTCGAGTGCGGCCGGTTTTTGACCGCCGCTTGCGGCTTTTATGCGGTGGAAGTGTTGGATATCAAAAAAAATCATGGGAAGCATTTTGTCGTTGTCCGTGGCGGGACGCATCAATTCCGTTTGCCCGTTTCCTGGCAACACAGCCACCCGTTTCGCGTTCTCCCCGTTGAGCGGTGGGATTATCCGTTTCCGAGAAAAGAGCTGACCGATGCACACATTACGGTCGTCGGACAGTTGTGCACACCGAAGGATGTGTTGGCGAGGGATGTGTATGTTTCGCGCGTGCGAATCGGAGATGTGATTCTCTTTTCCCATGCGGGCGCCTATGGATGGGCGATTTCCCACCATGATTTTCTCAGTCATCCGCACCCGCGGCACATCTATCTGGGAGAGAAGGAGAAAGAAGCGGCAGACGGAGGTGATTCCACCCATGACCGATCTGTTGTCCACACTCCAGTTGATTGA
- a CDS encoding class D sortase, translated as MIRKLGLLLMAAGALLVVWSGYQWWAESRTAVYDSKTALAYTPRTHPNDPALSRGIPPYPAPPTGATLGQLVIPRIGAILPIVEGTDEDQLAKGVGHLRGSALPGVTGNAILSGHRDTVFRRMGEVKKGDLLVVRTEAGTFTYRVQKMWVTKPTDRSVLAPRPTPILTLTTCYPFGYIGSAPDRYIVEAVLIRIDSKKKIKREPIFPLVKPGPLGPLFCEIARDGILSLSFLPESGILTKCIPGLLHLPLQGSRSWPLRQKEVARDFIFALSGFRSPGVHLHPQRFIRTLPGRESRKQVQNARTYGLIDF; from the coding sequence TTGATACGCAAACTGGGGCTTCTGTTGATGGCTGCGGGTGCTTTGCTGGTGGTCTGGAGCGGGTATCAGTGGTGGGCGGAAAGCCGTACAGCCGTGTACGACTCAAAAACGGCGCTGGCGTATACCCCACGGACCCATCCCAATGATCCCGCGCTGTCCAGGGGGATCCCACCCTATCCTGCTCCACCGACGGGAGCCACGCTCGGTCAGTTGGTCATCCCTCGCATCGGTGCCATTTTGCCCATCGTGGAAGGGACCGATGAGGACCAGTTGGCCAAAGGAGTGGGACACCTTCGTGGCAGCGCCCTTCCGGGCGTCACCGGCAATGCGATACTGTCCGGGCATCGGGATACGGTTTTCCGCCGGATGGGTGAAGTGAAAAAAGGCGATTTGCTGGTGGTGAGAACCGAAGCGGGCACCTTTACCTACCGGGTGCAAAAGATGTGGGTGACCAAGCCCACAGACCGGTCGGTTCTCGCTCCCAGACCGACGCCGATACTGACATTGACCACCTGCTATCCTTTCGGTTATATCGGAAGCGCACCGGATCGCTACATCGTAGAAGCAGTTTTGATTCGGATCGATTCGAAAAAAAAAATAAAGCGGGAACCCATCTTCCCACTTGTCAAACCCGGGCCTTTGGGCCCGTTATTTTGTGAAATTGCCCGCGACGGGATTCTCTCTCTTTCCTTTCTCCCAGAAAGCGGAATCCTGACCAAATGCATTCCCGGTTTGCTTCACCTGCCCCTGCAAGGAAGCAGGTCATGGCCGCTTCGCCAAAAGGAAGTCGCCCGCGATTTCATTTTTGCGCTTTCCGGGTTTCGCTCGCCGGGAGTTCACTTGCACCCTCAAAGATTTATCCGGACACTCCCTGGCAGAGAGAGCCGAAAACAAGTGCAAAATGCGAGAACATACGGGTTGATCGACTTTTAA
- a CDS encoding tetratricopeptide repeat protein produces the protein MRNAHKGEWIRNTYEVLQVFPLQLGTLYFTRFHPDPTKTDVTRADTRFILAVPATSQATDAPLAALLERDESRFVSVEAVFVEEETMYWVYRRMPSTWLAYRLLSNHRVPEREIPALLQQVVRTWMQVERNDEWTFIHPENLFLEDSGQVRFLYGGPAWLTRPPLFPPNEGVRLGLLAYSLLTGRRMPLHVPMETLLSLPEDPVVPNAWKSFLRQMCQASSTNVPSWDKTLELLEQTSRTLSSPETPGRGHAATDPATVTAKKASSVSERTSPAPHVPTASGPWWKRRAVRLGAAAIGGLMLLTATGWGITQMFVSNSDRAALSPSQSKQAAIWYNQSLAAYQAKQYDRALELGKKALAADPSKQGYYLHVAKLHQIQGDFQNGVQVMKQAVKRFPQDPAMQDGLAMQSYYAKDFMAAKAASDKAVQMNPSNPGYFYHNGKILAALGDYAHAAEMLKKAIALDNRQPYYHYDLSVYQYRLGQIDPAIQSAKTASGMDGDNPRYKMMLGILYLKKRELANENPSLLPEEKEAQKRKWAQEAVRVFDPLVKKHELNEGGYYYASVAFYYAGRLPEAANAIQQALKANNRHALYHYHYGVVLAASGKRNEAIAQFQQAVRLEPNHPLYKKALDQLQK, from the coding sequence ATGAGGAACGCACACAAGGGTGAATGGATCCGAAATACATATGAAGTGTTGCAAGTATTTCCGCTTCAGCTGGGGACGCTGTATTTCACACGGTTCCACCCTGATCCGACAAAAACGGATGTCACCCGAGCGGATACCCGCTTCATTCTTGCGGTTCCGGCCACCTCTCAGGCAACGGACGCACCCCTGGCGGCACTTCTGGAGCGGGACGAATCCCGGTTCGTATCAGTGGAAGCGGTGTTTGTCGAAGAGGAGACGATGTACTGGGTATATCGCCGCATGCCAAGCACCTGGCTTGCATATCGGCTGCTGTCAAACCATCGCGTGCCGGAGAGAGAAATTCCCGCGCTGCTGCAACAGGTGGTCCGGACGTGGATGCAAGTGGAACGGAATGACGAATGGACCTTTATCCATCCCGAAAACTTATTCCTGGAAGACAGCGGACAGGTACGCTTTTTATACGGTGGTCCAGCCTGGCTGACGCGTCCTCCCCTTTTCCCGCCGAATGAAGGGGTTCGTCTGGGTTTGCTTGCGTATTCGCTTTTGACGGGCCGGCGGATGCCGTTACATGTTCCAATGGAAACCCTTCTTTCCTTACCGGAAGATCCCGTTGTCCCGAATGCTTGGAAGTCCTTTCTCCGTCAAATGTGTCAAGCATCGTCAACGAATGTCCCTTCTTGGGACAAAACATTGGAGCTGTTGGAGCAAACCTCACGGACCCTCTCAAGCCCGGAAACGCCGGGAAGGGGACATGCCGCAACCGACCCGGCCACCGTCACCGCAAAGAAAGCGTCGAGCGTATCTGAACGAACTTCCCCGGCACCACATGTTCCAACCGCCTCCGGCCCTTGGTGGAAGCGCAGAGCCGTTCGACTGGGAGCTGCAGCGATCGGCGGATTGATGCTGTTGACAGCCACCGGATGGGGTATCACGCAAATGTTCGTCTCCAACTCGGACAGAGCGGCCTTGAGTCCGTCCCAATCCAAACAGGCGGCGATCTGGTACAACCAATCCTTGGCGGCATATCAAGCGAAACAATACGATCGGGCATTGGAATTGGGCAAAAAGGCGTTGGCGGCCGATCCAAGCAAACAGGGATACTACCTGCATGTCGCCAAATTACACCAAATTCAAGGGGACTTCCAAAACGGCGTGCAAGTCATGAAACAGGCGGTGAAACGCTTCCCACAAGACCCCGCCATGCAGGACGGATTGGCCATGCAATCGTATTATGCCAAGGATTTTATGGCCGCCAAAGCTGCCAGTGACAAAGCTGTGCAAATGAACCCATCCAATCCCGGCTATTTCTATCACAACGGAAAAATTCTCGCTGCGCTGGGAGATTATGCCCATGCAGCGGAGATGTTGAAAAAGGCGATTGCCTTGGACAACCGTCAACCTTACTATCACTATGACCTATCCGTATATCAATACCGTTTGGGACAAATCGATCCCGCCATCCAATCCGCCAAAACCGCATCCGGCATGGATGGTGACAATCCCCGCTACAAGATGATGTTGGGCATCCTGTATCTGAAAAAACGGGAACTTGCCAACGAAAACCCGTCGCTTTTGCCGGAAGAAAAGGAAGCGCAAAAACGGAAATGGGCACAGGAAGCGGTGCGTGTATTCGATCCGTTGGTGAAGAAACACGAATTGAACGAAGGAGGTTATTATTACGCTTCTGTCGCTTTCTACTATGCGGGCCGGCTTCCCGAAGCGGCAAACGCCATTCAACAGGCATTGAAAGCAAACAATCGACATGCTTTGTATCATTACCATTACGGCGTGGTGCTCGCCGCTTCAGGCAAGCGAAATGAAGCAATCGCCCAATTTCAACAGGCGGTTCGTTTGGAGCCGAATCACCCTTTATACAAAAAAGCTCTCGACCAATTACAGAAGTGA
- a CDS encoding HpcH/HpaI aldolase family protein: MLRNNAVKRKLQEGKTVYGLFSSIPAPLMVEMIGCAGFDFVIIDSEHVSINPETLENMIRAAEAVDLTPLVRVPDCSPGPILRALDAGAQGVVVPHVRSKEEAEAAVRASRYYPEGNRSLNSGRPAGFAKMDLPAYIRVANEEIMVVVMIEDREGVERIDEILSVPGIDMVLEGAADLSQSYGIPWQTRSPIVKEALKRVQESASRRGVPYCAIPRAEEDFPGLYQQGIRAFVLGDERGVSFRAMSAHLNRYRMKAEDFIKEGNHR, from the coding sequence ATGCTCAGAAACAACGCTGTGAAACGCAAATTACAGGAGGGCAAAACGGTCTACGGATTGTTTTCCTCCATTCCCGCGCCATTGATGGTGGAGATGATCGGTTGTGCGGGATTTGATTTTGTCATTATCGACTCGGAGCATGTGTCCATCAATCCGGAGACGTTGGAAAATATGATCCGTGCCGCCGAAGCGGTCGATTTGACCCCCTTGGTACGGGTCCCCGATTGTTCGCCCGGTCCCATCCTGCGCGCGTTGGATGCGGGTGCGCAGGGAGTCGTGGTGCCCCATGTCCGGTCAAAGGAGGAAGCGGAAGCGGCCGTACGGGCGAGTCGCTATTATCCGGAGGGGAATCGGAGTCTGAACAGCGGCCGCCCAGCCGGTTTCGCCAAAATGGATCTGCCCGCCTATATCCGGGTCGCCAATGAAGAGATCATGGTGGTTGTCATGATCGAGGACCGGGAAGGGGTGGAACGGATCGACGAAATTTTGTCCGTGCCCGGAATCGATATGGTTCTGGAAGGAGCCGCCGATCTTTCCCAGTCATACGGAATCCCTTGGCAAACCCGTTCCCCGATCGTGAAGGAAGCGCTGAAACGGGTACAGGAAAGCGCCAGTCGGCGGGGGGTGCCCTACTGTGCCATCCCGCGGGCGGAAGAGGACTTCCCCGGCTTGTATCAGCAAGGAATTCGGGCATTTGTATTGGGAGATGAGAGAGGCGTGTCGTTCCGGGCGATGTCTGCCCATCTGAACCGATATCGAATGAAAGCCGAAGATTTTATCAAGGAAGGGAACCACCGATGA